From Patescibacteria group bacterium, a single genomic window includes:
- a CDS encoding LamG domain-containing protein, with protein sequence MKKLFTIISIFTFILAIGIIFVVLKPASATVLNTPTVNSTLSNGLVGWWTMDGKDSDAAAFFDKSGSGNVGVKNGGVGSVSGQIGQAAGSFNGSNYLNAGNSSTLNPSIITITAWIKIKTIAANNNTILVRGGADYSFETNNIGGGNETLAFYLNGYNAFRGNTGLTRNKWNFVAVSYDPNLASQNIKFYLNGVPDGTSVTSSPMVSTANYITIGARGGGAANFNLDDVRVYNRALSASEIQQLYTQGGGKINTADLVNAQLRNGLVGWWTMDGKDGSTDKSGHNLNGTNTAITKVAGKIGQAYKFDGTTSAVTLPSFTNTAVISRTAWIKTTSTAQQGVLDNYSNGAGIYFGLTSGVVFVYQNSGNPTGTSGTRTVTDGKWHHIAFTNDGTVSSFYLDGIFDRSTPQTLTAQASVGSIGYGSGAGGFAGSLDDIREYNRVLSATEIQELYKQGGGKINKTDLITAQLRNGLVGYWTMDGKDIDAGSVFDKSGLGNIGTRTGGTKLVSGKIGQAMNFNASDTGVSVAGSSITGTNVSRFAWIKIKNTDPATCGGGRCEIIGGVGSPYSLLEWDGSLSVYGYGFDTPAWVSVATTLVANRWYHVGFTYDGTRLRIFKNGVDIGGNNNAPGAMAAMGSLSVGYLSGVGRYFNGSIDDVRAYSRALSATEVMQLYKMGK encoded by the coding sequence ATGAAAAAATTATTCACAATTATTTCAATTTTTACCTTCATTCTAGCGATAGGCATAATTTTTGTGGTACTCAAGCCCGCCTCTGCCACAGTTCTCAACACACCTACCGTTAATTCCACCCTATCCAACGGCCTTGTCGGCTGGTGGACAATGGATGGAAAAGATTCCGATGCTGCAGCTTTTTTTGACAAAAGTGGAAGTGGAAATGTAGGAGTAAAAAACGGCGGAGTGGGAAGCGTTTCCGGTCAAATTGGGCAGGCGGCAGGTAGTTTTAATGGATCAAATTATCTTAATGCCGGTAATTCCTCCACTCTTAATCCTTCAATTATTACCATCACGGCGTGGATAAAAATAAAAACCATCGCCGCTAATAATAATACTATTTTAGTAAGAGGAGGCGCCGATTATTCGTTTGAAACAAATAATATCGGTGGTGGAAATGAAACATTGGCATTCTATCTCAACGGTTATAATGCTTTTCGTGGAAATACCGGTCTCACCAGAAATAAATGGAATTTTGTGGCCGTTTCTTATGATCCAAATTTGGCCAGTCAGAATATAAAGTTTTATCTTAATGGTGTTCCGGATGGAACCTCTGTAACCAGCAGTCCCATGGTTTCTACTGCCAATTATATTACTATTGGCGCCCGCGGTGGCGGTGCCGCTAATTTTAATTTGGATGACGTCCGTGTCTACAACCGCGCCCTATCCGCTTCCGAAATCCAGCAATTATATACACAAGGCGGTGGAAAGATAAATACAGCTGATTTGGTTAATGCCCAGCTTCGCAACGGGCTGGTTGGTTGGTGGACAATGGATGGAAAGGATGGTTCAACCGACAAAAGCGGACACAATCTTAATGGAACGAATACGGCGATAACAAAAGTGGCGGGCAAAATCGGCCAGGCGTATAAGTTTGATGGAACGACTTCTGCCGTAACTTTGCCGAGTTTTACCAATACCGCTGTAATCTCACGAACCGCTTGGATTAAAACAACCAGCACCGCTCAACAGGGCGTGTTAGACAATTATTCTAATGGCGCTGGAATATATTTTGGGTTAACCTCCGGAGTGGTATTTGTTTATCAAAATAGTGGGAACCCAACGGGAACAAGTGGAACTAGAACAGTCACTGATGGTAAATGGCATCATATCGCCTTTACTAATGATGGGACAGTATCTTCATTTTATTTAGACGGGATCTTTGATAGATCTACACCGCAAACATTAACAGCGCAGGCAAGCGTTGGCAGTATTGGATATGGCAGCGGTGCCGGCGGTTTTGCCGGCTCATTAGATGATATTAGAGAATATAACCGTGTTTTGTCCGCCACCGAAATTCAAGAACTATACAAACAAGGCGGGGGAAAGATAAACAAAACAGATTTGATCACAGCGCAACTGCGCAACGGGCTTGTTGGTTATTGGACCATGGATGGGAAAGATATTGACGCCGGTTCGGTTTTTGATAAAAGCGGGTTAGGAAATATTGGCACCAGAACTGGTGGCACAAAACTTGTTTCAGGTAAAATTGGGCAGGCGATGAACTTTAATGCTTCTGATACGGGGGTCAGTGTTGCCGGGTCATCAATAACGGGAACAAACGTCAGTCGCTTTGCCTGGATTAAAATTAAAAATACGGACCCTGCTACTTGTGGCGGAGGCCGTTGTGAAATTATAGGTGGAGTAGGATCGCCGTACAGTTTGCTTGAGTGGGATGGAAGTTTGTCGGTTTATGGGTATGGGTTTGACACGCCTGCGTGGGTGAGTGTTGCAACCACCCTGGTCGCCAACAGATGGTATCATGTTGGTTTTACTTATGACGGAACTCGTTTACGGATTTTCAAAAATGGCGTGGATATTGGCGGTAATAATAATGCCCCCGGAGCTATGGCGGCGATGGGATCTTTGTCTGTCGGTTATCTAAGTGGTGTTGGCAGATATTTTAATGGTTCTATTGATGATGTGCGCGCTTACAGTCGCGCCCTGTCCGCCACCGAAGTAATGCAGTTATATAAAATGGGAAAATAA